In a single window of the Acetivibrio clariflavus DSM 19732 genome:
- a CDS encoding rod shape-determining protein has protein sequence MFGIGQDIGIDLGTASVLVYIKGKGIVLREPSVVAIDKNTNKLLAVGEEARRMLGRTPGNIVAIRPLRDGVISDYDITERMLKYFINKVCGNNFLKLVRPRIIVCVPSGVTEVEKRAVKDAAMQAGARKTYLIEEPIAAAIGAGIDISKACGSMVIDIGGGTSDIAVISLGGTVVSSSIKVAGDKFDEAIVRYMRKKHNIMIGERTAEELKINIGTVYPRVQEVTMDIRGRNLVSGLPKTITVTSSEIMEALEEPVSSIVETVHSVLERTPPELAADISDRGIVMTGGGSLIYGLDKLIQEKTGINVIVADDAVSCVALGTGKALENIEVLEQSEAYEFKSRQR, from the coding sequence TTGTTTGGTATTGGTCAGGATATAGGTATTGATCTCGGAACTGCTTCCGTTCTGGTTTATATTAAAGGAAAAGGTATAGTATTAAGAGAACCATCTGTTGTAGCCATAGATAAGAATACTAACAAACTCCTTGCAGTGGGTGAAGAGGCAAGGAGGATGCTTGGAAGAACACCGGGTAATATTGTCGCAATAAGGCCTTTAAGAGACGGAGTTATTTCTGATTATGACATTACAGAGAGAATGTTAAAATATTTTATAAATAAAGTATGCGGAAACAATTTTCTCAAACTTGTGAGACCTAGAATTATTGTCTGTGTGCCAAGCGGTGTTACAGAAGTTGAGAAGAGGGCTGTTAAGGATGCAGCTATGCAGGCAGGAGCCAGGAAAACCTATCTCATAGAAGAACCTATAGCTGCAGCAATAGGTGCAGGAATTGACATTTCAAAAGCCTGTGGAAGCATGGTAATAGACATAGGTGGTGGAACTTCCGATATTGCAGTTATTTCTCTTGGCGGAACGGTTGTCAGCAGTTCCATAAAAGTAGCTGGAGACAAGTTTGATGAAGCAATTGTAAGGTATATGAGGAAAAAACACAATATAATGATAGGTGAACGTACTGCTGAAGAGCTTAAGATAAACATTGGTACAGTCTATCCGAGGGTACAGGAAGTGACAATGGATATTAGAGGAAGAAATCTTGTATCCGGTTTGCCAAAGACGATAACGGTAACGTCCAGCGAAATTATGGAGGCTCTTGAAGAACCTGTTTCAAGTATTGTTGAGACTGTTCATTCCGTTCTCGAAAGAACTCCTCCTGAACTTGCAGCTGATATAAGTGATAGAGGTATTGTTATGACAGGCGGTGGAAGCTTAATCTATGGTTTGGATAAACTAATTCAGGAGAAAACAGGTATCAATGTAATTGTTGCAGATGATGCTGTTTCTTGTGTTGCTTTAGGTACAGGTAAAGCACTGGAGAATATAGAAGTCTTGGAGCAAAGTGAAGCTTATGAGTTCAAGTCACGGCAAAGGTAA
- a CDS encoding flagellar hook-basal body protein, giving the protein MIRALYTSGWSMRANNKQMDIIANNLANVSTNGYKRDTVVYESFPEVMVRRINDTRSTLNPSGRVGNVNFGNDIGEVFTYFTGGSLNKTDNSLDLAIGGSDSAFFAIGVPNANGEITEYYTRDGSFTLNSENQLVTSEGYFVMGMNGPITLEGENFTVLGDGTIIQNEQVVDRLLIREFTDTTTLRKYGENLIQVTDQTQEREFTGVVKQGYIEQSNVDAVNEMINMITVMRAYEANQKIIQALDGTLEKAVNEVGAVR; this is encoded by the coding sequence ATGATTAGAGCATTATATACTTCCGGATGGAGTATGCGAGCCAACAATAAACAAATGGATATAATAGCCAACAATCTGGCGAATGTCAGTACAAATGGCTATAAGAGGGATACTGTTGTTTATGAGAGTTTTCCTGAAGTCATGGTGAGGAGAATTAATGATACCCGAAGTACGTTAAATCCATCGGGAAGGGTTGGAAATGTGAATTTTGGTAATGACATTGGAGAAGTATTTACTTATTTTACCGGTGGAAGTCTTAATAAGACAGACAATTCATTGGATTTGGCGATTGGAGGATCTGATTCTGCATTTTTTGCCATAGGAGTTCCAAACGCAAATGGAGAAATTACAGAGTATTATACCCGGGATGGAAGTTTTACCTTGAATTCTGAAAACCAGCTTGTTACAAGTGAAGGGTATTTTGTAATGGGAATGAATGGACCTATAACGTTAGAAGGTGAAAACTTCACTGTTTTAGGTGACGGTACCATAATACAGAATGAACAAGTGGTGGATAGACTCCTCATAAGGGAATTTACTGATACTACTACACTGAGAAAGTATGGGGAAAACCTTATCCAAGTTACCGATCAAACACAGGAAAGAGAGTTTACGGGAGTTGTAAAACAGGGTTACATAGAGCAATCAAACGTTGATGCTGTTAATGAGATGATTAACATGATCACAGTAATGCGTGCTTATGAAGCTAACCAAAAAATCATACAAGCGCTGGATGGAACCCTTGAAAAAGCAGTAAACGAAGTTGGTGCAGTGAGATAA
- the flgG gene encoding flagellar basal-body rod protein FlgG, with amino-acid sequence MMRALWTAGSGMKAQQFSVDVISNNLSNVNTTAYKKERAEFKDMLYETLNRATILEGEGRPVNLQVGHGASVVATVKNFETGSFEKTDNPLDFAIDGDGFFVVLGPRGDLAYTRDGSFKLSVTEDGNMLTTSDGYPVLDGEGSEIYLDFDLSKLIVSDSGELSYTDENGEVVSLGQRIGIVKFANRQGLESIGNNLYMSTAASGEAIPDEEMGRLSTVKQYFIEASNVQVVEEMVKLIIAQRAYEINSKAVQTADDMLGIANNLKR; translated from the coding sequence ATGATGAGAGCACTTTGGACCGCAGGTTCAGGTATGAAAGCCCAACAGTTCAGCGTAGATGTGATATCAAACAATCTCTCGAATGTAAATACAACTGCTTATAAAAAAGAAAGAGCGGAATTTAAAGATATGCTCTATGAGACCCTTAATAGGGCTACAATTTTGGAGGGTGAAGGAAGACCTGTAAATCTCCAGGTGGGACATGGGGCATCTGTTGTAGCTACTGTTAAGAATTTTGAAACCGGAAGTTTTGAAAAAACCGATAATCCTCTTGACTTCGCAATTGATGGCGATGGATTTTTTGTGGTGCTGGGGCCTAGAGGGGATTTGGCATATACTCGTGACGGCAGTTTTAAATTGAGTGTAACAGAAGATGGGAATATGCTTACTACCTCTGACGGTTATCCCGTATTAGATGGAGAGGGTTCAGAAATATATCTCGATTTTGACCTTTCCAAATTAATTGTATCCGATTCCGGAGAACTGTCCTATACCGATGAAAATGGAGAAGTGGTTTCTTTAGGACAGAGAATCGGTATTGTAAAATTCGCTAACAGACAGGGACTTGAGAGCATCGGAAATAATTTATATATGAGCACCGCTGCTTCAGGAGAGGCAATTCCCGATGAGGAAATGGGAAGATTAAGCACTGTGAAGCAGTATTTTATTGAAGCTTCAAATGTTCAGGTTGTTGAAGAAATGGTTAAGCTTATAATAGCGCAAAGAGCTTATGAAATAAATTCAAAAGCAGTACAAACAGCAGATGATATGCTCGGTATTGCAAACAATCTTAAGAGGTAG
- a CDS encoding rod-binding protein: MDIPKINNMYVENSVNLTRNTVSDTSFEENLRSAMEKKDDKALKEACTQFEGILLQIMYKQMKATVPKSSLFPKDSGTEFFESMLDDKLVENASKTNSLGLADLLYKQLSKQMRSDNSVPKKD; encoded by the coding sequence ATGGATATACCGAAAATAAATAACATGTATGTTGAAAATTCTGTAAATCTTACAAGAAACACAGTTAGTGATACCAGTTTTGAGGAAAATTTAAGAAGCGCCATGGAAAAGAAGGATGATAAAGCGCTTAAAGAGGCCTGTACTCAATTTGAAGGGATTCTCCTGCAAATAATGTATAAACAGATGAAGGCCACTGTACCAAAATCATCACTCTTTCCTAAAGATAGCGGTACGGAATTTTTTGAAAGCATGCTGGACGATAAACTGGTGGAAAATGCGTCAAAAACCAATAGTTTAGGATTGGCTGACTTGTTGTACAAACAGCTTTCGAAGCAGATGAGGTCTGATAATTCTGTTCCCAAAAAGGACTGA
- the fabZ gene encoding 3-hydroxyacyl-ACP dehydratase FabZ: MLNNVDIQKIIPHRYPFLLVDKILEVEPGKRAVGIKNVTANEPFFQGHFPGNPIMPGVLIVEALAQTACVAGLLMEENKGKLGVFTGFEKIKFRKQVVPGDTLKLEADILTLKMGMGKVKVVATVDGQVACEGEIRFAMIDASK; this comes from the coding sequence ATGTTAAATAATGTTGATATTCAGAAAATTATTCCGCACAGGTATCCATTTTTGTTAGTAGATAAGATATTGGAAGTAGAACCGGGTAAAAGGGCGGTTGGAATTAAAAATGTAACGGCAAACGAGCCCTTTTTTCAGGGACATTTTCCCGGGAACCCCATCATGCCCGGAGTTCTGATAGTTGAGGCTCTTGCACAGACTGCCTGTGTGGCAGGACTTTTGATGGAAGAGAACAAAGGAAAATTAGGCGTATTTACGGGTTTTGAAAAGATAAAGTTCAGAAAGCAGGTTGTACCTGGGGATACCCTAAAACTTGAAGCGGATATTCTAACTTTAAAAATGGGAATGGGCAAGGTAAAAGTTGTAGCTACTGTTGATGGCCAAGTAGCCTGCGAAGGTGAAATAAGGTTTGCAATGATTGATGCTTCTAAATAA
- the murC gene encoding UDP-N-acetylmuramate--L-alanine ligase, translated as MENINLLDSKNIKNVHFIGIGGISMSGLAEILKNLGYNISGSDMKSSDITEKLKKDGINIYIGHREENIENCDLVVYTAAVKENNPELKKAKQLGIPTIERAVLLGQITKKYPYSIAISGTHGKTTTTSMISMIMLEANLNPTIHIGGELDAIGGNTRIGGNEYFITEACEYVESFLKLHPYLAVILNIEADHLDYFKDINHIKQAFLKFMNLVPEDGYIIACIDDPNVSSLVCQSSCNVVTYGIKSENADWTARNIKFDVSGCASFDLVQNGNIITTIKLKVPGIHNVSNSLAAAAACHTLGCGINNIVTGLESFSGTHRRFEVKGVVDNIKIVDDYAHHPSEIKATLKAAKSSSHSKIWCVFQPHTYTRTKLLLDDFSEAFFDADKVIVTDIYSAREIDTGEIHSSILTKEINKKSNNAIYKSDFTDIVEYLKENASPGDLILTMGAGDVYRIGEMFLKEKTLKPLVEI; from the coding sequence TTGGAAAATATAAACCTTTTAGATTCAAAAAATATAAAAAACGTCCACTTCATAGGAATTGGAGGAATAAGTATGAGTGGACTTGCCGAGATACTCAAAAACCTTGGATACAATATTTCCGGTTCAGATATGAAATCCTCCGATATTACTGAAAAACTCAAAAAAGACGGCATTAATATATATATAGGACATAGAGAAGAAAATATAGAAAACTGTGACCTGGTAGTTTATACCGCCGCTGTCAAAGAAAACAATCCGGAACTTAAGAAAGCCAAACAGCTTGGTATACCCACTATAGAAAGAGCCGTACTGTTAGGTCAAATTACTAAAAAATATCCTTACAGTATCGCCATTTCAGGAACTCACGGCAAAACAACCACTACTTCCATGATATCGATGATTATGTTAGAGGCGAATCTTAATCCAACAATACATATCGGCGGAGAATTAGACGCCATAGGCGGAAACACAAGAATAGGCGGTAATGAATATTTCATAACGGAAGCTTGTGAATATGTGGAAAGTTTCCTGAAATTACATCCATATCTTGCAGTTATTCTTAACATTGAGGCAGACCATCTGGACTATTTCAAGGACATAAACCACATAAAGCAGGCTTTTTTAAAGTTTATGAATTTGGTACCGGAAGACGGCTACATAATTGCATGCATTGATGACCCCAACGTTTCGTCACTTGTTTGCCAGAGTTCATGCAATGTAGTGACTTACGGAATAAAATCCGAAAATGCCGACTGGACTGCGCGCAATATCAAGTTTGATGTTTCAGGATGTGCCAGTTTTGATTTAGTGCAAAACGGTAACATAATAACTACCATAAAACTGAAAGTACCCGGGATCCACAATGTCAGCAACTCTTTGGCAGCAGCCGCCGCATGTCATACTCTCGGCTGCGGAATAAACAATATTGTTACGGGTCTGGAGTCTTTTTCAGGTACACACCGGCGTTTTGAAGTAAAGGGAGTTGTTGACAATATCAAAATAGTTGACGATTATGCCCATCATCCTTCTGAAATCAAAGCAACATTAAAAGCTGCCAAAAGCAGTAGCCACTCAAAAATTTGGTGCGTTTTTCAACCACATACCTATACCAGGACAAAGCTTTTGTTAGATGATTTCTCTGAAGCTTTTTTCGATGCAGATAAGGTTATTGTTACCGACATTTATTCAGCAAGGGAAATTGACACTGGAGAAATTCATTCCAGCATACTGACTAAAGAGATAAATAAAAAAAGCAATAATGCAATTTACAAATCGGATTTTACAGATATAGTGGAATATCTAAAAGAAAACGCATCTCCGGGAGATCTGATCCTGACTATGGGTGCAGGAGATGTATACAGAATTGGCGAGATGTTTTTAAAGGAAAAAACATTGAAACCATTAGTTGAAATATAA
- the purR gene encoding pur operon repressor: MEKVNRNERLAVLLKCLTDSPGEIMTLGSFAELLNSAKSTISEDIDIVKNLLAKLDIGTIETIPGAQGGVKFVPGFSKAKSVSILQSLCEKLSDTQRILPGGYLYMLDIIYNPKLVRDIAWIFAGQFFDKGVDYVITVETKGIPLAFAVAECLNVPLVIVRHNSEATDGPSVNTSYVSGSAKKVQTMVLSLRSLKRKSKLLFIDDFMKGGGTAKGIIELAKEFECEVTGIGVLIETVNPAKKLIDNYISLLTLNIVDDEEKIIDIKPSLL; the protein is encoded by the coding sequence ATGGAAAAGGTTAACAGAAACGAAAGACTTGCAGTGTTGTTGAAATGCCTGACAGATTCTCCGGGAGAAATAATGACCTTAGGGAGCTTTGCAGAGTTACTTAATTCTGCTAAATCTACTATCAGCGAAGATATAGATATTGTGAAAAACTTATTGGCCAAACTTGATATTGGGACAATAGAAACTATTCCCGGTGCGCAGGGTGGAGTAAAATTTGTACCTGGATTTTCAAAGGCAAAGTCTGTTTCCATTCTTCAAAGTCTTTGTGAAAAATTATCGGATACTCAAAGAATACTTCCGGGCGGTTACTTATATATGCTTGATATTATATATAACCCTAAGCTGGTTCGGGACATTGCATGGATATTTGCAGGTCAATTTTTTGATAAAGGCGTAGATTATGTAATTACTGTTGAAACAAAGGGAATACCTTTGGCTTTTGCTGTTGCGGAATGTCTTAATGTTCCGCTTGTAATTGTAAGGCATAACAGCGAGGCTACTGATGGCCCTTCTGTCAATACAAGTTATGTATCGGGATCGGCTAAAAAAGTTCAGACCATGGTGCTTTCTCTTAGATCTTTGAAGAGAAAATCCAAGCTGCTGTTTATAGATGATTTTATGAAAGGTGGAGGAACTGCAAAGGGAATAATAGAACTTGCTAAGGAATTTGAATGTGAAGTTACCGGTATAGGAGTTCTCATAGAGACTGTCAATCCCGCTAAAAAGCTGATTGATAATTATATATCGCTTTTGACTTTAAATATTGTTGATGATGAAGAAAAAATAATAGACATAAAGCCAAGCCTTTTATAA
- the spoVG gene encoding septation regulator SpoVG has translation MEITDVRVRKIDSEGKMKAVVSVTFDNEFVVHDIKVIESQNGLFIAMPSRKAPDGEFRDIAHPINAETRAKIQSAILEKYESISSAGELEEKTSE, from the coding sequence ATGGAAATTACCGATGTTCGTGTAAGAAAAATTGATTCTGAAGGCAAAATGAAAGCAGTTGTTTCCGTGACTTTTGATAATGAGTTTGTTGTTCATGACATTAAAGTTATTGAAAGTCAAAACGGATTGTTCATTGCTATGCCTAGCAGAAAAGCCCCAGACGGTGAATTTAGAGATATTGCCCATCCAATCAATGCCGAAACTAGGGCTAAAATTCAAAGCGCTATTTTGGAAAAATATGAGTCTATCTCAAGCGCTGGTGAATTGGAAGAAAAGACATCTGAATAA
- the glmU gene encoding bifunctional UDP-N-acetylglucosamine diphosphorylase/glucosamine-1-phosphate N-acetyltransferase GlmU — MEHLMAVILAAGEGKRMKSKKSKVLHKVCGMTLIDWVYKSVKGAGVDETVVVVGHKAEDVKESMGDKVLYAYQDKQLGTGHAVMQAKEYFEGKEGEVLVLCGDTPLITSETISKTVEIHRKNNNSATIITAELENPAGYGRIVRDENNNVLKIVEDRDATEDEKNIKEINSGMYCFNIKDLERVLGELDNNNSQGEYYLTDTIEILIKKGLKVGAVKVDDSDEILGINDRVQLSMANEILRKRILTNHMKNGVTIIDPGNTYIDADVSIGMDTVIYPGSIIEGQTEIGEDCIIGPSSRIVGSKISKGVEVKNSVVLESSIEEDTSIGPFAYIRPGSVIGKKVKIGDFVEIKKSVIGDRTKISHLTYVGDAEVGTNVNLGCGVVVVNYDGKKKNKTKIGDNCFVGCNVNLISPVEVKNNAYIAAGSTITDEVPENSLAIARARQVVKEEWVTKKGMLRKD, encoded by the coding sequence ATGGAACACTTGATGGCAGTGATTCTTGCTGCCGGTGAGGGAAAAAGAATGAAATCCAAGAAATCAAAAGTTTTACATAAAGTGTGCGGAATGACTTTGATTGATTGGGTTTATAAGTCGGTAAAAGGTGCAGGTGTTGACGAAACTGTTGTTGTAGTTGGACATAAAGCCGAAGATGTAAAAGAAAGCATGGGAGATAAGGTATTATACGCTTATCAGGATAAACAACTGGGGACTGGCCATGCCGTTATGCAGGCAAAGGAGTATTTTGAGGGTAAAGAGGGAGAAGTATTAGTACTATGCGGGGATACACCGCTCATTACCTCAGAGACAATTTCTAAAACCGTTGAAATACATAGAAAGAACAACAATTCAGCAACTATAATAACTGCAGAACTTGAAAATCCTGCCGGTTACGGAAGAATTGTCAGGGATGAAAACAATAATGTATTGAAAATAGTTGAAGACAGGGATGCAACTGAAGATGAAAAAAATATTAAAGAAATTAACTCGGGAATGTATTGTTTTAATATAAAAGATTTGGAAAGGGTATTGGGAGAACTTGATAATAATAACAGTCAGGGCGAGTATTATTTGACAGACACTATTGAAATACTAATAAAAAAAGGCTTAAAAGTTGGTGCGGTAAAGGTAGATGACAGTGATGAAATTCTTGGAATAAACGACAGGGTTCAGCTGTCAATGGCAAATGAAATCTTAAGAAAAAGGATTTTGACAAATCATATGAAAAATGGTGTTACAATAATCGATCCTGGTAATACCTATATTGATGCCGATGTGAGTATTGGAATGGATACTGTTATATATCCTGGCAGTATAATCGAAGGACAGACTGAAATTGGCGAAGATTGCATTATCGGGCCATCAAGCCGAATAGTAGGGTCAAAAATATCAAAGGGAGTTGAAGTAAAAAATTCTGTTGTTTTGGAAAGTTCAATAGAAGAGGATACTAGTATCGGACCTTTTGCTTATATAAGACCCGGAAGTGTTATCGGCAAAAAGGTTAAAATCGGAGATTTTGTGGAAATTAAGAAATCGGTAATAGGTGATAGGACGAAGATATCCCATCTTACTTATGTGGGCGATGCAGAAGTTGGTACAAATGTTAATCTTGGATGTGGAGTTGTGGTAGTCAACTATGACGGGAAGAAAAAGAATAAAACCAAGATTGGCGACAACTGTTTTGTAGGATGCAATGTAAACTTAATCTCGCCGGTGGAAGTAAAAAACAACGCATACATTGCGGCAGGATCTACAATTACAGACGAAGTTCCGGAAAATTCACTGGCTATAGCAAGAGCTCGCCAGGTTGTAAAAGAGGAATGGGTTACGAAAAAAGGTATGTTGAGAAAAGATTAA
- a CDS encoding ribose-phosphate diphosphokinase: MNLHGKDIKIFAGNSNRKLAEEIAEKIGLPLGLAKVGKFSDGESAIHIEEVVRGSDVFIIQSTCPPANDNLVELLIMIDALKRASAGRITAVMPYFGYARQDRKAKARDPISAKLVANLITTAGADRILTMDLHAPQLQGFFDIPVDHLIGVPILANYFREKFKGTSDVVVVSPDVGSVSRSRKFAERLEVPLAIIDKRRPKANVSEIMNIIGDVNNKRVILVDDLIDTGGTIINAANALVEIGAKEVYACCTHGVLSGSAIEKIDQSPMKELVTLNTIPIPEEKRIPKIVSLSVAPVFAEAIERIYGDISISTLFTQQDES; encoded by the coding sequence ATGAATTTGCACGGAAAGGATATTAAAATATTCGCTGGAAACTCAAATAGGAAATTGGCAGAAGAAATTGCAGAAAAAATAGGGCTTCCGTTAGGGCTGGCTAAAGTGGGCAAATTTAGTGACGGTGAGTCAGCTATTCATATTGAGGAGGTTGTTAGAGGGTCAGACGTATTTATTATACAATCTACATGTCCTCCAGCAAATGACAATCTTGTGGAATTGCTAATTATGATTGATGCTTTGAAAAGAGCATCAGCTGGTAGAATAACTGCAGTTATGCCTTACTTTGGATATGCAAGACAGGACAGAAAAGCAAAAGCAAGAGACCCAATATCTGCAAAGTTAGTGGCTAATCTTATAACAACAGCGGGAGCAGACAGGATATTAACTATGGATTTGCATGCACCGCAGCTTCAAGGTTTTTTTGATATACCTGTAGACCATTTAATTGGAGTGCCCATACTGGCAAACTATTTTAGAGAAAAATTCAAAGGTACCAGTGATGTAGTTGTTGTTTCACCGGATGTGGGCAGTGTATCAAGATCAAGAAAGTTTGCCGAAAGGTTGGAAGTTCCTTTGGCAATAATCGATAAAAGACGTCCTAAAGCAAATGTTTCTGAAATTATGAATATAATTGGGGATGTTAATAATAAGAGAGTTATCCTGGTGGATGATCTCATTGATACCGGAGGAACAATAATAAATGCTGCTAATGCGCTGGTTGAAATAGGTGCAAAAGAAGTATATGCCTGCTGTACTCATGGTGTATTGTCCGGTTCAGCAATAGAAAAAATAGATCAATCACCTATGAAAGAACTGGTTACACTTAACACTATTCCTATACCTGAAGAAAAGAGAATTCCAAAGATAGTGTCTCTTTCTGTTGCGCCTGTATTTGCAGAGGCAATAGAGAGGATTTATGGTGACATATCCATAAGTACTTTATTTACTCAGCAGGATGAATCGTAA
- the pth gene encoding aminoacyl-tRNA hydrolase, whose amino-acid sequence MENLSVVIGLGNPGPRYENTRHNVGFDTIDRLSKKHNIAVTKVKYKAVIGDGNIGGHRVLLVKPQTFMNLSGESVREIIEWYKVPVKNIIIIYDDIDLPVGKIRIRPKGSAGTHNGMRSVIYQIQSEDFPRIRIGIDKPPQGWELADFVLSKFSADERKSVEEAIENAADAVEVILNSGIDKAMNRYNNK is encoded by the coding sequence TTGGAAAATTTGTCGGTAGTAATCGGTCTGGGGAACCCTGGTCCAAGATATGAAAATACCCGGCATAACGTGGGGTTTGATACCATTGACCGGCTTTCAAAGAAACATAATATTGCCGTTACAAAGGTTAAATATAAGGCTGTTATTGGAGATGGCAATATCGGAGGACATAGGGTCTTACTGGTAAAACCTCAGACCTTTATGAATCTAAGTGGAGAAAGCGTGCGAGAAATAATTGAATGGTATAAAGTTCCTGTAAAAAATATTATAATAATATATGATGATATTGACTTACCCGTAGGTAAGATTAGAATCAGACCAAAAGGAAGTGCGGGTACTCATAACGGAATGAGATCTGTGATATATCAAATTCAGTCGGAGGATTTTCCGAGGATTAGAATAGGTATTGATAAACCTCCACAAGGCTGGGAATTGGCTGATTTTGTTCTAAGCAAGTTTTCGGCCGATGAAAGAAAAAGCGTTGAGGAGGCAATTGAAAACGCTGCAGATGCAGTGGAAGTAATTCTGAATTCCGGTATTGATAAAGCTATGAACAGGTATAACAATAAGTAG